One window of the Rhodococcus sovatensis genome contains the following:
- a CDS encoding crotonase/enoyl-CoA hydratase family protein, giving the protein MSSIAPETSAKSAHALVEKRGHVLIVTMNRPEARNALSGEMMAIMRDAWDQVDADPDIRVAILTGAGGAFCAGADLKAMTSTHPGDSFSSGGWDMSKIEALLKGRRLTKPLIAAVEGPAIAGGTEILQGTDIRVAGESAKFGVSEAKWGLFPLGGSAVRLVRQIPYTIAADILLTGRHIRAAEALQIGLIGHVVPDGQALDKALELAEQIAANGPLAVQAILKTIRDTEGMHEEAAFQIDAELGVEVFKSNDAKEGPRAFAEKRKPSFEGR; this is encoded by the coding sequence GTGTCGTCGATCGCACCGGAAACATCTGCGAAATCAGCACACGCGCTCGTCGAGAAGCGTGGCCACGTTCTCATCGTGACGATGAACCGTCCCGAGGCCCGCAACGCGCTCTCCGGCGAAATGATGGCAATCATGCGCGACGCCTGGGACCAGGTCGATGCCGATCCCGACATCCGAGTCGCGATCCTTACCGGCGCCGGCGGAGCGTTCTGTGCGGGTGCGGACCTGAAAGCGATGACGTCCACGCACCCGGGTGACAGTTTTTCCTCGGGCGGATGGGACATGTCCAAGATCGAGGCCCTATTGAAGGGGCGCAGGCTCACCAAGCCGCTGATCGCGGCGGTCGAAGGGCCCGCGATCGCGGGCGGTACCGAGATCCTTCAGGGCACCGACATCCGCGTCGCAGGAGAGAGCGCAAAGTTCGGTGTGTCCGAGGCCAAGTGGGGTCTCTTCCCACTCGGCGGATCAGCCGTCCGCCTCGTCCGGCAGATTCCGTACACCATCGCGGCCGATATTCTGCTGACGGGCAGGCACATTCGAGCCGCCGAGGCGTTGCAGATCGGATTGATCGGACACGTGGTGCCAGACGGTCAAGCGCTGGACAAAGCGCTGGAACTGGCCGAGCAGATTGCCGCGAACGGTCCGCTCGCAGTGCAGGCAATCCTGAAGACCATCCGCGACACCGAGGGCATGCACGAGGAGGCGGCATTCCAGATCGACGCCGAACTCGGCGTCGAGGTCTTCAAGAGCAACGACGCCAAAGAGGGACCGCGTGCCTTCGCCGAGAAGCGAAAGCCGTCGTTCGAGGGGCGGTAA
- a CDS encoding acyl-CoA synthetase: MALNIADLVEHAIDLVPDRVALVCGDREITYAQMEDRTNRLAHYLQKQGVKPGDKVGVYSRNGIETIESMIAVFKIRGVVVNVNYRYIENELQYIFQNSDMVALIHEERYSDKVAAVLPSCPLLKTTIVIDGQDGQVSYEDALAESSPERDFGERSPDDIYMLYTGGTTGSPKGVMWRHEDVWRVLGGGINFMTGEYVEDEWDLAKMGAENPVMTRMPIPPMIHGGAQWATFQSLFGGGRTVLHPDFDGHAIWQLVDRHGVNLIFITGDAMARPMLDALIEGKPDGTPYDLSTLYLMASSAALFSPSIKEKFLELLPNRMLTDSIGSSETGFGGLSIVAKGTEHTGGPRVKIDASTAVLGADGHPVEPGSGRTGLLARHGHIPIGYYKDEAKSAATFKEIHGVRYSIPGDYAQVEEDGTVTMLGRGSVSINTGGEKVFPEEVEGALKSHPEVFDAIVVGVPDERLGHKVAAVVQARSSDRPTLAELDACARKEIAGYKVPRAVWFVDEIKRSPAGKPDYRWAVSQTELRPADEVNSAYLSEKVR, encoded by the coding sequence GTGGCCCTCAATATCGCAGACCTCGTGGAACATGCAATAGACCTGGTACCCGACCGGGTCGCACTGGTGTGTGGTGATCGCGAGATCACCTACGCGCAGATGGAAGACAGGACCAACAGACTGGCGCACTACCTGCAGAAACAGGGAGTGAAGCCCGGTGACAAGGTGGGTGTGTACAGCCGAAACGGCATCGAGACGATCGAGTCGATGATCGCGGTGTTCAAGATTCGCGGTGTCGTCGTGAACGTCAACTACCGGTACATCGAGAACGAGTTGCAGTACATCTTCCAGAATTCGGACATGGTTGCCCTGATTCACGAGGAGCGCTACTCCGACAAAGTCGCCGCGGTCCTGCCGTCGTGCCCGCTTCTGAAGACGACCATTGTGATCGACGGGCAGGACGGCCAAGTCTCCTACGAAGACGCTCTTGCCGAGTCTTCCCCGGAGCGCGACTTCGGCGAACGTAGCCCCGACGACATCTACATGCTCTACACCGGTGGCACCACAGGGAGCCCCAAGGGCGTGATGTGGCGTCACGAGGATGTCTGGCGGGTACTCGGTGGCGGCATCAACTTCATGACGGGCGAGTACGTCGAAGACGAATGGGATCTGGCGAAGATGGGTGCCGAGAACCCCGTCATGACCAGGATGCCGATCCCGCCGATGATCCACGGCGGTGCGCAGTGGGCAACCTTCCAAAGCCTGTTCGGCGGTGGACGGACAGTGCTGCATCCGGACTTCGACGGTCACGCCATCTGGCAGCTGGTCGATCGTCACGGTGTCAATCTCATCTTCATCACCGGCGACGCCATGGCCCGACCGATGCTCGACGCCCTGATCGAGGGCAAGCCCGACGGGACGCCCTACGATCTCTCGACGCTCTACCTGATGGCGAGCAGTGCGGCGTTGTTCTCGCCGAGTATCAAGGAGAAGTTCCTCGAACTGCTGCCCAATCGCATGCTGACCGATTCGATCGGATCCTCGGAGACCGGATTCGGCGGACTCAGCATCGTCGCCAAGGGAACCGAGCACACCGGCGGACCGCGAGTGAAGATCGACGCCTCGACCGCAGTTCTCGGTGCCGACGGACATCCCGTCGAACCAGGTTCCGGCCGAACAGGTTTGCTTGCCCGGCACGGTCATATTCCGATCGGCTACTACAAGGACGAGGCCAAGAGCGCCGCGACTTTCAAGGAGATACACGGAGTGCGCTACTCGATTCCTGGCGACTATGCGCAGGTCGAGGAGGACGGCACCGTCACGATGCTCGGACGTGGGTCCGTTTCCATCAACACCGGTGGTGAGAAGGTGTTCCCCGAAGAGGTCGAGGGGGCGCTCAAATCGCATCCCGAGGTGTTCGACGCGATCGTCGTCGGGGTTCCCGACGAGCGGCTCGGGCACAAGGTTGCCGCCGTTGTTCAAGCGCGCAGCTCGGATCGTCCAACGCTCGCGGAACTCGATGCGTGTGCGCGGAAAGAGATTGCGGGCTACAAGGTCCCGCGCGCGGTGTGGTTCGTCGACGAGATCAAGCGTTCCCCGGCGGGTAAGCCGGACTATCGGTGGGCGGTGAGCCAAACCGAGCTCAGACCTGCCGACGAGGTCAACTCCGCGTACCTGTCCGAGAAGGTGCGTTGA
- a CDS encoding acyl-CoA dehydrogenase, with product MDFTTTEAQRDLAGLTRDLVAKYSTNDVQRQLDSNPDTIDAALWSALATGGLLAAAAPESVGGDGFGVLESTSIAVELGRGLAAVPFVVSSTAAAAVAEFGTPQQMAEWAAPAVAGSSILTLALEEEQGEDLLDPLTRAEETATGWTVTGTKISVDSATVADGFVVNTTDGVFLVRADDPGVAITPQRGVDNRSLGLVELNSVALEPNRRLASSDAARWIRARIVLGTCAYQLGVLEESLKVTAEYARERVQFGKPIGSFQAVAQRLADAYIDVKGARLTLWKAAWVLSAGRQGDDEVAVAKFWAADAGHRVAHTLVHIHGGVGLDRDHPVHRYFLAAKRAEFVYGSATAQLQRLGATLASVPA from the coding sequence ATGGATTTCACGACGACCGAGGCCCAACGCGATCTCGCCGGACTCACCCGCGACCTCGTCGCGAAGTACAGTACCAACGACGTTCAACGACAACTCGATTCGAACCCCGACACGATCGATGCGGCACTGTGGAGCGCGCTGGCAACCGGGGGGCTGCTGGCAGCCGCGGCACCCGAGTCCGTCGGCGGCGACGGATTCGGCGTCCTCGAGTCGACGTCGATTGCCGTCGAGCTGGGCCGCGGTCTCGCCGCCGTCCCGTTCGTCGTGAGCTCCACGGCCGCGGCCGCAGTGGCCGAGTTCGGAACGCCGCAGCAGATGGCAGAGTGGGCAGCGCCGGCTGTAGCCGGATCGTCGATACTCACGCTTGCGCTCGAAGAGGAACAGGGCGAGGACCTCCTCGACCCTCTTACTCGGGCCGAGGAAACAGCCACCGGATGGACGGTGACGGGCACGAAGATCTCCGTCGACAGCGCCACCGTCGCAGATGGATTCGTCGTGAACACCACCGACGGGGTGTTCCTCGTTCGCGCCGACGACCCAGGGGTCGCCATCACGCCACAGCGCGGCGTCGACAACCGCAGCCTCGGATTAGTCGAACTGAACTCCGTTGCCCTCGAACCGAACCGACGACTCGCGAGCAGCGACGCCGCACGATGGATCAGGGCTCGCATCGTACTGGGAACCTGCGCGTACCAGCTCGGGGTGTTGGAGGAATCACTGAAGGTCACCGCCGAGTATGCACGCGAGCGGGTGCAGTTCGGAAAGCCGATCGGTAGCTTCCAAGCCGTGGCGCAGCGGTTGGCCGACGCATACATCGACGTCAAGGGTGCACGGCTGACCCTGTGGAAGGCAGCCTGGGTTCTGTCGGCAGGGCGACAAGGCGACGACGAGGTTGCCGTCGCCAAGTTCTGGGCGGCCGACGCAGGCCATCGAGTTGCACACACGCTGGTGCACATCCACGGAGGTGTCGGTCTCGATCGGGATCATCCGGTTCATCGATACTTCCTGGCTGCCAAGCGCGCTGAATTCGTATACGGCTCTGCCACAGCGCAACTCCAACGCCTAGGGGCGACACTGGCGTCCGTTCCAGCGTGA
- a CDS encoding 3-oxoacyl-ACP reductase: protein MLIVSDEQIRLDGRVALVTGAASGLGRAEAIGLAQSGASIVLGDIAPGPAVDEAIDLVKQAGGEVAFVAGDIGERSTADAMFSVAQEKFGSVDIVVNNAGIVRDRMLFNMSDEDWDAVIKVHLRGHFLMTRNAGAFWRARSKAADGPVYGRIVNTSSEAGLLGPEGQANYGAAKAGITALTLSASRALARYGVRANAICPRARTSMTEAVFGSAPSDGLDPLSPEHVATLVRYLSAPSSDSVNGQVFVVYGPMVALMAAPTVEARFDAGDGAWTPEDLAEQLGSHFSGRDPSRTFSASAALDLGAPQVTAGS from the coding sequence ATTTTGATCGTGAGCGATGAACAGATACGACTTGACGGGCGGGTTGCTCTCGTCACCGGTGCGGCATCGGGACTTGGGCGTGCGGAAGCGATCGGGCTCGCGCAGTCGGGTGCGAGCATCGTGCTCGGTGACATCGCCCCGGGACCGGCCGTCGACGAAGCCATCGATCTGGTGAAGCAGGCCGGAGGCGAGGTCGCATTCGTCGCGGGCGACATCGGTGAACGATCGACCGCGGACGCCATGTTCAGTGTCGCGCAGGAGAAGTTCGGCAGCGTGGACATCGTCGTCAACAACGCCGGGATCGTCCGAGATCGCATGCTGTTCAACATGTCCGACGAGGACTGGGACGCTGTTATCAAGGTCCACCTGCGGGGGCACTTCCTGATGACCCGCAATGCGGGCGCCTTCTGGCGGGCTCGATCCAAAGCGGCGGACGGTCCCGTCTACGGCCGAATCGTCAACACCTCCTCCGAGGCGGGGCTTCTCGGGCCGGAAGGGCAGGCGAACTATGGTGCAGCGAAAGCCGGCATCACCGCGCTCACATTGTCTGCATCGCGGGCACTCGCACGATACGGTGTGCGCGCCAACGCAATCTGTCCTCGGGCGCGAACCTCGATGACCGAGGCGGTCTTCGGATCGGCGCCCAGCGACGGCCTCGATCCGTTGTCGCCCGAACATGTGGCCACCTTGGTCCGCTACCTGTCCGCCCCGTCGTCCGACAGTGTCAATGGGCAAGTCTTCGTCGTCTACGGTCCGATGGTCGCTCTGATGGCTGCGCCGACCGTCGAGGCGCGTTTCGACGCCGGCGACGGCGCGTGGACACCGGAAGATCTCGCCGAGCAGCTGGGTTCGCACTTTTCCGGACGTGATCCGTCGAGGACGTTCTCGGCCTCAGCGGCCCTCGATCTCGGTGCGCCGCAGGTCACGGCTGGTTCCTGA
- the rsgA gene encoding ribosome small subunit-dependent GTPase A yields the protein MFLDSYGYDSHWHDLFQALDSPGDPGRVTVVDRGACGVATSHGIVRARSGRHDVCTGDWVVVDSDTIAGVLPRRSAIVRASAGTTSTSQTLASNVDTVAITVAADTELDLGRVERYVALAWDSGATPVLVVTKSDRGLDNDGRLDAVRSAAPGVAALAVSSQTGSGVDSFTDRLAGTVALIGPSGSGKSTLANVLIGEQALDTGTVRQADSKGRHVTVRRELIPLATPGMTVIDTPGLRSVGLVSSEEGLHQTFSDIEALAQHCRFDDCAHGSEPGCAVQENIDPRRIANYHRLQRENYWATTRHDARANSRRLAEAKQLSKLQRRMYKNR from the coding sequence TTGTTTCTCGACTCCTACGGGTACGACTCCCACTGGCATGACCTCTTCCAGGCACTCGACTCGCCGGGAGACCCCGGCCGTGTGACGGTGGTGGACCGCGGCGCGTGCGGCGTCGCCACTTCCCACGGCATCGTCCGCGCTCGATCCGGCCGACACGACGTGTGCACCGGCGACTGGGTTGTCGTCGACTCCGACACCATTGCAGGGGTGCTTCCGCGCCGAAGCGCGATCGTCCGAGCGTCGGCGGGAACCACCTCGACCTCCCAGACACTTGCATCCAATGTCGACACTGTTGCAATCACCGTGGCCGCCGATACCGAACTCGACCTCGGTCGCGTCGAACGCTACGTTGCCCTCGCATGGGACAGCGGTGCAACGCCTGTCCTCGTCGTCACCAAGAGCGACAGAGGCCTCGACAACGACGGCCGCCTCGACGCCGTCCGATCGGCTGCGCCGGGCGTGGCAGCACTCGCGGTAAGTTCGCAGACCGGTTCCGGAGTGGACAGCTTCACAGACAGGCTCGCGGGGACGGTCGCCCTGATCGGGCCGTCCGGATCGGGCAAGTCCACTCTTGCCAACGTTCTGATCGGGGAGCAGGCGCTCGACACGGGCACTGTCCGACAAGCCGATTCGAAGGGGCGACACGTCACTGTCCGGCGCGAGTTGATTCCACTGGCGACTCCGGGGATGACCGTCATCGATACCCCGGGACTACGTTCGGTCGGGCTCGTGTCTTCGGAAGAAGGCCTGCACCAGACGTTCTCGGATATCGAGGCACTGGCGCAGCACTGCCGCTTCGACGACTGCGCACACGGCAGCGAGCCCGGGTGCGCTGTCCAGGAGAACATCGACCCCCGAAGAATCGCCAACTATCACCGGTTGCAGCGGGAGAACTACTGGGCGACGACGCGCCATGATGCGCGCGCCAACAGTCGCCGACTCGCCGAGGCCAAGCAGTTGTCGAAACTACAGCGGCGAATGTACAAGAACCGCTAG
- a CDS encoding acyl-CoA dehydrogenase family protein: MHIAYTQEQTALQEELRSYFATLITPERREALSSTSGEYGEGTVYRDVVHQMGKDGWLALGWPEEFGGQARSAMEQLIFTDEAAIAGAPVPFLTINSVAPTIMAFGTEDQKSYFLPRIAAGELHFSIGYSEPEAGTDLASLRTTAVRDGDDYVINGQKMWTSLIQYADYVWLACRTDQEAKKHRGISMLIVPTDADGFSWTPVHTMAGPDTSATYYQDVRVPTSALVGEENRGWSLITNQLNHERVALTSAGPLVASLRDTRMWAQNTKRPDGTRIIDQEWVQIALARVHAKVSYLELQNWEIASAKSALGPADASANKVYGTELATEAYRTMMEILGPAATLRQGSPGAQLHGRLERLHRSSLILTFGGGTNEVQRDIIGMTALGLPASAR, translated from the coding sequence ATGCACATCGCATACACCCAGGAGCAGACCGCGCTCCAAGAGGAACTCCGCTCCTACTTCGCCACCCTGATCACTCCGGAGCGTCGCGAAGCACTGAGCTCCACCTCTGGCGAATACGGCGAAGGCACGGTCTACCGGGACGTCGTCCACCAAATGGGCAAGGACGGTTGGCTCGCGCTCGGCTGGCCGGAGGAGTTCGGCGGGCAAGCCCGATCGGCCATGGAACAGCTGATATTCACCGACGAGGCGGCCATCGCGGGCGCACCGGTCCCATTCTTGACGATCAACAGCGTGGCTCCGACGATCATGGCGTTCGGAACCGAGGACCAGAAGTCGTACTTTCTCCCTCGCATCGCGGCGGGCGAGCTGCACTTCTCGATCGGCTATTCCGAACCCGAAGCCGGCACCGACCTCGCGTCCCTCCGCACCACCGCGGTGCGCGACGGCGACGATTACGTGATCAACGGCCAGAAGATGTGGACCTCGCTCATCCAGTACGCCGACTACGTGTGGCTCGCGTGCCGCACGGATCAGGAAGCAAAGAAGCACCGCGGGATCAGCATGCTGATCGTTCCCACCGATGCCGACGGCTTCTCCTGGACCCCGGTGCACACCATGGCCGGTCCCGACACCAGCGCCACCTACTACCAGGACGTGCGCGTACCGACAAGCGCGCTCGTCGGCGAAGAGAACCGCGGGTGGTCGTTGATCACCAACCAGCTCAACCACGAACGCGTCGCGCTGACCTCCGCCGGGCCACTGGTCGCGTCCCTACGCGACACCCGGATGTGGGCGCAGAACACCAAGCGGCCGGACGGTACCAGAATCATCGACCAGGAATGGGTCCAGATCGCCCTCGCGCGGGTGCACGCAAAAGTCTCCTACCTGGAGCTTCAGAACTGGGAGATCGCGAGCGCCAAGTCCGCCCTCGGTCCGGCCGACGCGTCGGCCAACAAGGTGTACGGCACCGAACTCGCCACCGAGGCATACCGCACCATGATGGAAATCCTCGGTCCCGCCGCCACGCTTCGCCAAGGTTCCCCCGGCGCGCAGCTGCACGGCAGACTCGAACGCCTGCACCGCTCCTCGCTGATCCTCACGTTCGGCGGCGGCACCAACGAGGTGCAGCGCGACATCATCGGTATGACCGCACTCGGCCTGCCTGCCTCGGCTCGCTGA
- a CDS encoding FAD-binding oxidoreductase, which yields MQTWNSEVVQYHRLRNDLAVIRLVGDAIPFSAGQSLEVTVPQNARLRRRYSPALPPSLDGKLEFHVRAVPAGWVSGSIVNETRPGDIWQLTNPAGALRVDDSGRDVVMIAGGTGLAPMRSLILDLARRESPPSVTLFVGGRSPRDLYAADLLWILASELPWLTVIPVVDQLSDPWAPDRWHDTIRGEIDGASGVFGPEHCWEGSLADVMSVQEPFTEHQVLVCGSPGMEAATVAALVGNGTPVEAIVR from the coding sequence ATGCAGACGTGGAATTCCGAGGTGGTGCAGTACCACCGACTTCGCAACGACCTGGCCGTCATTCGACTCGTCGGAGATGCGATCCCGTTCTCCGCGGGCCAGTCTCTCGAAGTCACCGTTCCGCAGAACGCACGCCTGCGCCGTCGGTACTCGCCCGCGCTGCCACCCTCTCTCGACGGCAAGCTCGAGTTTCACGTCAGAGCCGTGCCGGCCGGTTGGGTGAGCGGGTCGATCGTCAACGAGACCAGGCCGGGAGATATCTGGCAGTTGACCAATCCCGCCGGTGCGCTTCGCGTCGACGACTCGGGACGTGACGTCGTCATGATTGCAGGCGGAACCGGGCTGGCGCCGATGCGATCGCTCATCCTGGATCTGGCCCGACGCGAATCACCGCCGTCGGTCACGCTGTTCGTCGGCGGTCGATCGCCACGCGACCTCTATGCCGCCGATCTGCTGTGGATCTTGGCGTCCGAGCTGCCGTGGTTGACGGTGATCCCCGTTGTCGATCAGCTTTCCGATCCGTGGGCGCCGGATCGCTGGCACGACACGATCCGCGGTGAGATCGACGGTGCTTCAGGAGTTTTCGGGCCCGAGCATTGCTGGGAAGGGAGCTTGGCCGACGTCATGAGCGTGCAGGAGCCGTTCACCGAGCATCAGGTACTGGTGTGCGGTTCGCCAGGGATGGAGGCGGCGACTGTTGCCGCACTCGTCGGCAACGGGACTCCGGTCGAGGCGATCGTGCGCTGA
- a CDS encoding AMP-binding protein, whose translation METVADLLLAREHDSTTALLFEDRRITWAEHVAESRRWAAYIEGMLDADAPRHIGVLLANVPEFSYLLGAAALGGFVLVGLNSTRSGPSIVDDARRTHCQLILTDSEHIHLVPNAVNIAGIELGDRVRGPVVDPAPQDLLMLVFTSGTSGEPKAVRCTHDKVVTPGTMLASRFQLGPSDTVYVSMPLFHSNAIMAGWAVALAAGANLALRRTFSASGFLPDVRRFGATYANYVGTPLSYVLATPPRPDDRNNPLRVVYGNEATPGAAAQFADRFAVTVVDGFGSSEGGISIARTPDTPPTALGPIPEGVNILDASGNVCAIAEFDDGRLTNEDAAVGELVNTAGRGMFCGYYDDEDADADRMRGGMYWSGDLAYQDADGFVYFAGRSTGWMRVGGENLASAPIERILLRHSGIHAASVYGVPACGPGDRVMAAIVIDDVDSVADVMEFLTRQPDLARRARPELIRICTELPRTATHKVLTRKLQRQRWNTSDPVWMSAEPTGPYRRLSELDRQGLEKSIGTDLRR comes from the coding sequence ATGGAGACCGTCGCGGATCTGCTCCTCGCGCGCGAACACGATTCGACGACGGCGCTGCTGTTCGAGGATCGGCGCATCACTTGGGCCGAGCACGTGGCGGAGTCACGACGATGGGCTGCATACATCGAGGGCATGCTCGACGCCGACGCACCGCGCCACATCGGGGTGTTGCTCGCCAACGTTCCCGAGTTCTCCTACCTGCTCGGCGCGGCCGCGCTCGGCGGTTTCGTGCTTGTCGGACTCAACTCGACGCGGTCGGGACCGTCGATCGTCGACGATGCCAGACGGACCCACTGCCAGCTGATCCTCACCGACTCCGAGCACATCCACCTGGTACCGAACGCCGTGAACATCGCCGGAATCGAGCTGGGTGATCGTGTTCGTGGGCCTGTTGTCGATCCGGCCCCGCAGGACCTGTTGATGCTCGTCTTCACCTCGGGAACGTCCGGTGAGCCGAAAGCCGTCCGATGCACACACGACAAGGTCGTCACTCCCGGAACCATGTTGGCGTCGAGGTTTCAGCTCGGCCCATCCGACACCGTCTATGTCTCGATGCCGCTGTTTCATTCGAACGCGATCATGGCCGGTTGGGCTGTCGCATTGGCAGCGGGCGCGAATCTCGCTCTGCGAAGAACGTTCTCGGCCTCAGGTTTTCTTCCCGATGTACGTCGGTTCGGTGCAACCTACGCCAATTACGTCGGCACTCCCCTGTCGTACGTGTTGGCGACGCCCCCGCGGCCGGACGACCGCAACAACCCCCTGCGCGTGGTCTACGGCAACGAAGCGACGCCGGGTGCAGCCGCACAGTTCGCAGACAGGTTCGCAGTGACGGTCGTAGACGGATTCGGATCCTCCGAGGGCGGAATCTCGATAGCGCGAACCCCGGACACACCACCGACCGCCCTGGGGCCGATCCCGGAAGGCGTGAATATTCTCGATGCGTCGGGCAACGTCTGTGCCATCGCGGAATTCGACGACGGACGCCTTACGAACGAGGACGCCGCCGTCGGTGAGCTCGTCAACACTGCCGGTCGCGGGATGTTCTGCGGCTACTACGACGACGAGGACGCCGATGCCGACCGCATGCGCGGCGGGATGTACTGGAGCGGCGATCTGGCCTATCAGGACGCCGACGGTTTCGTCTACTTCGCCGGTAGGTCCACCGGGTGGATGCGAGTCGGCGGGGAGAACCTCGCGTCCGCACCGATCGAGCGGATACTTCTGCGTCACAGCGGGATTCATGCAGCCAGCGTGTACGGGGTGCCGGCGTGCGGACCAGGAGACAGAGTCATGGCAGCGATCGTCATCGACGACGTCGATTCCGTCGCCGACGTAATGGAATTCCTGACGAGACAACCCGACCTGGCGAGACGAGCACGACCCGAGCTGATCCGGATCTGCACGGAACTCCCCAGAACCGCCACCCACAAGGTGCTCACGCGAAAGCTACAGAGGCAGAGGTGGAACACCTCCGACCCAGTATGGATGTCGGCCGAGCCGACGGGCCCGTATCGACGCCTCTCGGAGCTCGACCGTCAGGGTCTCGAAAAATCGATTGGCACCGATCTCCGGCGCTGA
- a CDS encoding nitronate monooxygenase family protein produces MRTDLSKKFGIEYPIFGFTPSEHVAAAISRAGGLGVLGCVRFNDAEDLDAVLTWMDENTDGKPYGVDIVMPAKVPTEGASVDLNELIPAEHRAFIDRTLEQLGVPPLGDDAARNEGVLGWLHSVARSHVDVALRHPIALIANALGSPPNDVVVQAHEHDVPVAALAGTAEHARRHVENGVDIVIAQGYEAGGHTGEIASMVLLPEIVDAVGERASVLAAGGIGSGRQVAAALALGAHGVWMGSTWLTAAEYRLGARHEGKPSAMQEALLTATSSDTVRTRIYSGKPARLLRTKWTDAWDKPDAPNPLPMPLQNILVSEAHQRINEAENPEVVAMPVGQIVGRMNQILPVADIVAELVAGYESAVDRLVELR; encoded by the coding sequence ATGCGCACCGATTTGAGCAAGAAGTTCGGCATCGAGTACCCGATCTTCGGCTTCACCCCGTCCGAACATGTTGCGGCAGCGATCAGTAGGGCGGGAGGGCTCGGTGTGCTGGGGTGTGTTCGCTTCAACGACGCCGAGGATCTCGACGCCGTGCTGACGTGGATGGACGAGAACACCGACGGTAAGCCGTACGGCGTCGACATCGTCATGCCGGCCAAGGTGCCGACCGAGGGCGCGTCGGTGGATCTGAACGAGTTGATCCCGGCGGAGCACCGTGCGTTCATCGACAGGACGCTCGAACAGCTCGGTGTCCCGCCTCTCGGCGACGACGCCGCGCGGAACGAGGGCGTGCTCGGATGGCTCCATTCGGTCGCCCGATCACACGTCGACGTCGCGTTGCGGCACCCGATCGCGTTGATCGCCAACGCACTCGGCTCGCCTCCGAACGACGTCGTCGTGCAGGCCCACGAGCACGACGTTCCGGTTGCCGCGCTCGCGGGCACCGCGGAACATGCCCGCAGGCACGTGGAGAACGGCGTCGACATCGTCATCGCTCAAGGGTATGAAGCAGGGGGCCATACCGGTGAGATCGCGTCGATGGTGCTGCTTCCGGAGATCGTCGACGCCGTAGGCGAGCGTGCGAGCGTCCTGGCCGCAGGCGGGATCGGCAGCGGACGGCAGGTGGCAGCCGCCCTCGCCCTCGGCGCACACGGAGTGTGGATGGGATCGACGTGGCTGACAGCAGCGGAGTACCGACTCGGGGCGCGACACGAAGGCAAACCGTCGGCGATGCAGGAAGCGCTCCTGACGGCGACCTCGAGCGACACCGTGCGCACACGTATCTACTCGGGCAAGCCGGCGCGGCTCCTGCGAACGAAGTGGACCGACGCGTGGGACAAGCCCGACGCGCCGAACCCACTGCCTATGCCGCTTCAGAACATCTTGGTCAGTGAGGCGCACCAGCGGATCAACGAGGCCGAGAATCCCGAGGTCGTGGCGATGCCCGTCGGCCAGATCGTCGGCCGGATGAACCAGATCCTTCCGGTCGCAGACATCGTCGCCGAGCTCGTCGCGGGGTACGAAAGTGCAGTCGACAGGCTCGTCGAGCTGCGGTAG
- a CDS encoding ferredoxin: MVEVDFDLCESNGVCVGVAPDVFDLNERDELVVSDSAAELPENKDAIDEAIAGCPRAAIRWRT, from the coding sequence ATGGTCGAGGTCGACTTCGATCTCTGCGAGTCCAACGGCGTCTGCGTCGGTGTGGCTCCCGACGTGTTCGATCTGAACGAGCGCGACGAGCTGGTCGTGTCCGACTCGGCCGCGGAGCTACCCGAGAACAAGGATGCGATCGACGAGGCCATCGCCGGCTGCCCGCGGGCAGCCATTCGGTGGCGGACCTAG